A portion of the Simkania negevensis Z genome contains these proteins:
- a CDS encoding HlyD family efflux transporter periplasmic adaptor subunit: MSSSIEDDDQKPLALVSPMNWVVLSFFCALMIAAFIYSFFTYLPIRVNGQGLIFNPSQTIPVSAPDSGTVKSVFTYWGEKVEIGTPLIELMPSQDIVKSETKGEAFALEVVGGEPVESGQPLLWIQKPLLPNEGLQVSGIVPSLATEQVHVGMSVEVYLAGANPVEYGRLKGKVAALIPFWKKEGVRRFPIANIVSTAQETDLLKLIVIDLIKDQNTASGYTWTSDKGPPFPIQIGTPCYFKIAVEKKNIISYLFSSKNAE, encoded by the coding sequence ATGAGCTCATCCATAGAAGACGACGATCAGAAACCCTTAGCATTAGTCTCGCCCATGAATTGGGTAGTCCTTTCTTTTTTTTGTGCCCTTATGATCGCCGCATTCATTTACTCTTTTTTTACATACCTTCCAATAAGAGTGAACGGACAGGGACTCATCTTTAATCCCAGTCAAACCATTCCTGTTTCTGCACCCGATTCGGGAACTGTCAAAAGTGTTTTTACGTATTGGGGAGAAAAAGTCGAGATTGGAACACCTCTTATTGAGTTAATGCCTTCTCAAGATATCGTAAAATCAGAAACAAAAGGTGAAGCATTTGCTTTAGAGGTGGTTGGTGGAGAGCCTGTGGAAAGCGGGCAACCTCTTTTATGGATTCAAAAGCCTCTTCTACCAAACGAAGGATTGCAAGTTTCTGGAATCGTCCCTTCCCTTGCTACTGAGCAAGTCCATGTAGGGATGAGTGTAGAAGTGTATCTAGCTGGAGCCAACCCAGTTGAATATGGACGATTAAAAGGAAAAGTAGCCGCTCTTATCCCCTTTTGGAAAAAAGAAGGGGTAAGACGTTTTCCCATCGCCAATATCGTCAGCACAGCTCAAGAAACAGACTTACTGAAGTTGATTGTTATTGATCTCATTAAAGATCAAAACACGGCAAGTGGCTATACATGGACATCTGACAAAGGCCCCCCTTTTCCCATTCAGATTGGAACTCCTTGCTACTTTAAAATTGCTGTAGAGAAAAAGAATATCATTTCTTACTTATTTAGTTCGAAAAATGCTGAGTAA
- a CDS encoding FAD:protein FMN transferase: protein MHIILFLLLLLLSGCKGTTTTHFHGNAHTHDYHIHIGHALSQHEKEDVFRILEEVFEAIDLYYNHWNPHSELSQINHLLVGETYPISPQLLSLIQEAKSITALTDGHFDPTYGAVTSVWKEALKTHARPPSLDFLPVGWETFSFEQGLARRLIEGTLLDLDGLIKGFAIDTLIEKLHEKGYSNLYVEWGGDIRALGKHPSGRSWNVSLPSFEDTPIPLDMALATSGVQEQSTEIEGKLCTHIVIPQTKEATTTLDTVSVKAPTCLMADALATALMTYPSIDEALKFLDTHRDNFKLCTIWLQSHKGERKKWESTLR from the coding sequence ATGCATATAATTCTCTTTTTACTCCTCCTGCTTTTGTCCGGCTGCAAAGGGACAACCACAACTCACTTTCACGGGAATGCTCATACACACGACTATCACATCCATATCGGACATGCCCTTAGTCAACATGAGAAAGAAGATGTCTTCCGCATCTTAGAAGAAGTTTTTGAAGCAATTGATCTCTACTATAATCATTGGAATCCTCATTCAGAGCTATCACAAATCAATCACCTCTTAGTTGGCGAAACATATCCGATTTCCCCTCAGTTGCTCAGTCTAATCCAAGAAGCCAAAAGCATCACCGCTCTCACAGATGGGCATTTTGATCCTACTTATGGCGCAGTCACAAGCGTTTGGAAAGAAGCCCTTAAAACCCACGCGCGCCCCCCTTCTCTTGATTTTCTTCCCGTAGGATGGGAAACCTTCTCATTCGAGCAAGGACTTGCTAGACGGCTCATTGAAGGGACCTTGCTTGACCTCGACGGTCTGATCAAAGGATTTGCCATTGACACCCTCATTGAAAAACTTCATGAAAAAGGATACTCGAATCTCTACGTCGAGTGGGGTGGCGACATCCGCGCACTCGGAAAACACCCTTCTGGAAGAAGTTGGAATGTCTCTCTTCCGAGCTTTGAAGACACACCCATCCCCTTAGATATGGCCCTAGCCACCAGTGGCGTCCAAGAACAATCCACAGAAATTGAAGGAAAGCTCTGCACCCACATCGTGATCCCTCAAACGAAAGAAGCCACAACAACTCTCGATACCGTCTCCGTCAAAGCTCCTACTTGCTTGATGGCAGATGCCCTAGCCACTGCACTAATGACCTATCCCTCAATCGATGAGGCTCTCAAATTCCTCGACACACATCGAGATAACTTTAAACTTTGTACCATTTGGTTGCAAAGTCACAAAGGAGAAAGAAAAAAATGGGAAAGTACTCTGCGGTAA
- a CDS encoding HAD family hydrolase has product MGKYSAVIFDMGNVLISFSFEKMLSQVATTAQLPIEKVKSLFVEEGIGIKYERGEVSSRDLYNMLSEHSPVQFEFTKFIEAGCDIFTPRPEMVQIVKQLKAKGIRLILLSNTNEAHYQYISKHYDFLPLFDHLILSYKVHRVKPEKEIYQEALFHANAPPHECFYIDDISEYVHAARKLGIKGHVYESHPLFLEALQKENIL; this is encoded by the coding sequence ATGGGAAAGTACTCTGCGGTAATTTTTGACATGGGAAATGTTCTCATTTCCTTTAGTTTTGAAAAGATGCTCAGCCAAGTTGCAACGACGGCTCAACTCCCTATTGAAAAAGTAAAAAGCCTCTTTGTTGAAGAGGGAATCGGAATCAAGTACGAAAGAGGCGAAGTTTCGAGCAGAGATCTCTATAACATGTTGTCTGAGCATTCCCCTGTTCAGTTCGAGTTTACTAAATTCATAGAAGCGGGCTGTGATATTTTCACACCACGCCCCGAAATGGTCCAAATTGTGAAACAGCTCAAAGCAAAGGGAATCCGCCTCATCTTGCTATCTAATACGAATGAAGCTCATTATCAGTATATTTCCAAACACTATGATTTTCTCCCCCTTTTCGATCACCTTATCCTCTCGTATAAGGTTCACCGTGTTAAACCAGAAAAGGAGATTTACCAAGAGGCTCTGTTTCATGCAAACGCACCACCTCATGAATGCTTTTACATCGATGACATCTCCGAATATGTTCATGCCGCAAGAAAGCTAGGCATCAAAGGTCACGTTTATGAATCTCATCCTCTCTTTTTAGAAGCCCTCCAAAAAGAAAACATTCTCTAG
- a CDS encoding ATP-binding cassette domain-containing protein, with the protein MTAPHKEILKACNDLGQLYQLEFTAPTQLGETKEEIVEQISSHSHIPMEKVVLKNGWWKQGSIPLLAFEENTDKPVILIPTFSGRYRIFNSKKNRSTRVSKDEATQLQNRAFCFYPPLPPKVKGLKELAFSVTKERKKEIGMIAFLTLCGTLLTLLPLLAMQWVLNDVYDKGTPDLGWSLAIGLGIAAIGWAILIYIRNRRLLRLDGFFAHRVQPMLWKKIFEFPAFFFKRETKLSIFQKIMGLETIRQGVGHLTPQILFSSCFSLLYLFAMAYFSYSLTLVSLPFLGVAFWNVYHLIHTNNRIKETIQKKEEEASSFLSESLSRMTSVRSWGQEKIIYKRLKMHLNQNLKRKRIIGSTQISLTLIYLSLPPLLLSLNILGIAVGWLAPRIGDFFAFYLALIVICVTLDTLTRTLLEITNSMRLLKQSEKIFHENHSPSRQSLHLASPKGEIRFDKVTFHYQESPSSLFKNLSLSIAPREKVAIVGAPGSGKTTLIRLLLGLERPHSGTIFFDGHSLENQNLQKVRQNIGTIFDTEGIFAGTIYDNIRVGRTLTMEQIERAIELADFQKDLETYPMGISTLLPERGISISSGERQRLLLVRGLASTPSILLLDQVLCELDPDSRKRIFDNLQKLPITQIFTTHDPEPLKNIVDRIIYLG; encoded by the coding sequence ATGACTGCACCCCACAAAGAGATTCTCAAAGCATGCAATGATTTGGGACAACTCTACCAGCTCGAGTTTACAGCTCCCACTCAATTAGGAGAAACCAAAGAAGAAATTGTCGAACAAATTAGCTCTCATTCCCATATTCCAATGGAAAAGGTCGTCTTAAAAAACGGGTGGTGGAAACAAGGATCAATCCCTCTCCTCGCATTTGAAGAAAATACCGATAAACCCGTTATTCTCATTCCCACATTCTCTGGAAGATATCGCATTTTCAACTCGAAAAAAAATCGGTCAACCAGAGTGAGTAAAGATGAAGCCACACAGCTGCAAAATAGAGCCTTTTGTTTTTACCCTCCACTTCCGCCAAAGGTGAAAGGGCTAAAAGAGCTTGCCTTTTCCGTCACAAAAGAAAGAAAAAAGGAGATCGGAATGATCGCCTTTTTAACTCTATGTGGAACCCTCCTTACCCTTCTTCCACTACTTGCTATGCAGTGGGTTCTTAACGACGTTTACGATAAAGGGACTCCTGACCTAGGATGGTCTCTAGCCATAGGTCTAGGGATTGCTGCTATCGGTTGGGCTATTCTCATCTATATACGCAATAGAAGATTACTCCGACTTGACGGTTTTTTTGCCCACCGTGTCCAGCCCATGCTTTGGAAGAAAATCTTTGAGTTTCCTGCCTTTTTTTTCAAAAGGGAAACCAAACTCTCAATTTTCCAAAAAATTATGGGCCTTGAAACAATAAGACAAGGTGTTGGCCACCTCACTCCTCAAATTCTCTTTTCTAGCTGTTTTTCGCTTCTCTACTTGTTTGCAATGGCCTATTTCTCTTACTCACTCACACTTGTTTCTCTTCCGTTCTTGGGAGTAGCATTTTGGAATGTCTATCATCTAATCCACACGAACAACCGGATTAAAGAGACGATTCAAAAAAAAGAAGAAGAAGCGAGTTCTTTTCTTAGTGAATCTCTCAGTCGGATGACAAGTGTCCGATCTTGGGGGCAGGAAAAGATCATTTATAAACGATTGAAAATGCATCTGAATCAAAATTTAAAGAGAAAAAGAATCATTGGAAGCACTCAAATATCTCTCACATTGATCTATTTGTCTCTGCCGCCCCTCCTATTGTCGCTTAATATATTAGGCATCGCAGTTGGTTGGCTAGCTCCACGAATAGGCGATTTTTTTGCCTTCTACCTTGCTCTCATTGTCATTTGCGTCACACTCGACACCCTTACCCGAACGCTTCTTGAAATCACTAACTCAATGCGCCTTTTGAAACAGTCTGAAAAAATCTTTCACGAAAATCATTCTCCATCCCGCCAATCCCTTCATCTTGCTTCTCCTAAGGGAGAAATACGTTTTGACAAAGTCACATTCCACTATCAAGAATCCCCCTCCTCTCTTTTCAAGAATCTTTCTCTAAGCATTGCTCCTAGAGAAAAAGTTGCGATTGTTGGAGCACCAGGATCTGGAAAAACCACTTTGATCCGCCTCCTTTTGGGGCTTGAACGACCTCATTCAGGAACTATTTTTTTTGATGGTCACTCTTTAGAAAATCAAAACCTTCAGAAAGTACGTCAAAATATAGGAACCATTTTCGATACTGAAGGAATCTTTGCCGGAACGATCTACGATAACATCAGAGTAGGAAGAACCCTTACAATGGAACAAATAGAGCGCGCAATAGAGCTCGCAGACTTCCAAAAAGATCTAGAAACTTATCCGATGGGAATTTCAACTCTTCTTCCTGAACGGGGAATCTCTATCTCTTCAGGAGAACGGCAACGACTTCTTCTAGTTCGAGGACTTGCGTCCACCCCTTCAATTCTCCTTCTTGACCAAGTACTTTGCGAGCTTGATCCGGATTCAAGAAAGCGCATCTTCGACAACCTTCAAAAACTTCCCATCACGCAAATTTTTACCACTCATGACCCAGAGCCTCTTAAAAACATTGTGGATCGGATCATCTATTTGGGTTAA
- a CDS encoding TfuA-like protein, producing MHFKPDEIIIFLGPSLPLEEAQGILDARYFPPAKQGDILSVTNRFQPKVIGLIDGFFSQSLSVWHKEILFALSSGVIVLGGSSMGALRAAETAAMGTVGVGEIFKLYQSWEVNDDDEVALIHGPAEERYLPLSLPIINVRFTLRKAVEEKRLSEKVAAQFLEITKSIHYSEVDIERICLEAKTRGVEEEKIQQISSLLIDHYVDQKKEDARLLLQKVKSLTSKDLPEKKPYPRSVVFNVLYECDQRPFYPDSEVTSKEIALYVALHHSKFQELQFQALNQSMACFLAELLKIQVSPEEIDREKARLFFRLQLSDSEEQEQWLKKNHFTEEDFEEFIEERAKVRKLQRAMNVESVPRKPITALLKELKWSNSYETWANKCVCQEDLLKKKNACFFEATHTELHEEKLVETHLKETSWAPDIPYDEWFVEAGFENLLELKNEMVRSKLARDALRELLLF from the coding sequence ATGCACTTTAAGCCCGATGAGATCATCATTTTTCTTGGACCCTCTTTGCCTCTTGAAGAAGCGCAGGGAATTTTAGATGCTCGCTATTTCCCTCCTGCTAAACAGGGGGACATTTTAAGTGTCACAAATCGATTCCAACCAAAAGTCATTGGACTGATCGATGGTTTTTTTTCCCAGTCCCTTTCTGTGTGGCATAAAGAGATCCTTTTCGCGCTCAGCTCTGGAGTTATTGTTCTAGGAGGAAGTAGTATGGGTGCTTTAAGGGCTGCAGAAACAGCTGCGATGGGAACAGTGGGAGTTGGAGAAATATTTAAGCTGTACCAGAGCTGGGAAGTCAACGATGATGACGAAGTCGCTTTGATTCATGGTCCAGCAGAAGAGCGATATCTGCCTCTTTCCCTTCCGATCATAAATGTTCGTTTTACTCTTAGGAAGGCTGTTGAAGAGAAGAGGCTTTCCGAAAAGGTTGCGGCGCAATTTTTAGAGATAACAAAGTCAATTCACTATTCGGAAGTAGATATTGAGAGAATTTGCTTGGAAGCAAAGACCCGAGGGGTAGAGGAAGAAAAAATTCAGCAAATTTCTTCGCTTCTCATCGACCATTATGTTGATCAAAAAAAAGAGGATGCACGTCTTCTATTGCAGAAAGTAAAATCTCTAACTTCTAAGGATCTACCTGAGAAAAAGCCTTATCCTCGTAGTGTAGTATTTAATGTTCTCTATGAATGTGATCAGCGTCCCTTCTACCCCGACTCTGAAGTGACATCAAAAGAAATTGCACTCTATGTTGCTCTGCACCACTCAAAATTTCAAGAGCTTCAATTTCAAGCTTTAAACCAATCAATGGCATGCTTTCTTGCTGAATTGTTGAAAATTCAAGTTTCTCCTGAAGAAATCGATAGAGAAAAAGCGCGCCTCTTTTTCCGTTTGCAACTGAGCGATTCTGAAGAGCAGGAGCAGTGGCTAAAAAAGAATCACTTCACAGAAGAAGATTTTGAGGAGTTTATCGAGGAAAGGGCTAAAGTAAGAAAGCTGCAGCGCGCAATGAATGTTGAATCTGTACCAAGAAAGCCGATTACAGCTCTTTTAAAAGAGCTGAAGTGGAGTAACTCTTATGAGACTTGGGCCAATAAATGTGTCTGCCAAGAAGATCTACTAAAAAAGAAAAATGCTTGTTTCTTTGAAGCAACTCATACAGAGTTGCACGAAGAAAAATTGGTTGAAACTCATTTGAAGGAAACTTCATGGGCCCCAGACATTCCCTATGATGAATGGTTTGTAGAAGCTGGCTTTGAAAATCTTTTAGAATTGAAAAACGAAATGGTGAGATCGAAGCTTGCCAGGGATGCTCTAAGAGAACTTCTACTTTTTTAA
- a CDS encoding YcaO-like family protein: protein MNCILFRGNSYQAKKGYFKGTHRIVSPEETWEKIAPLTSQIGVSRVANVTGLDRIGIPVTAVIRPEALTLSTSSGKGLDLCTSLVSGLMESLELHCAEEADLSYLHLPYHELSKRVKTIPIDRLPLRKNSLFRPDWPERWTIGWDLFNQEEVAVPLLSVIHNYKIVRQEPSELHSFEMTSNGLASGNHFLEALAAGIYELIERDAITCHMFAFETVKAALPRVCLETIRFSKVQQVIEKLKWARFQLLLYDCTIDTEVPVFMATLYDETMRHTRLSQGYGAHLDPEVAMIRAITEAVQGSTIGIAGSRDDIFFSQLKQGKQSDSEQTITALENQPATVDVSQLESVATSTLEEDVTLLMEKIRNVGITQLLVFDLSKEDLGVSVLRVIAPGLEGYFSHVASVQRAKIFAEKQKPHARKSLLSLKQSLHLPAGGI, encoded by the coding sequence ATGAATTGTATTTTATTTCGGGGAAATTCTTATCAGGCGAAGAAAGGATATTTTAAGGGAACTCATCGGATTGTAAGTCCAGAAGAAACATGGGAAAAAATTGCCCCTTTGACTTCCCAAATTGGTGTAAGTCGAGTGGCGAATGTGACAGGGTTAGACCGGATAGGGATTCCGGTGACTGCTGTGATTCGTCCTGAGGCATTGACACTTTCAACTTCATCAGGAAAAGGACTCGATTTGTGTACATCTCTTGTGTCTGGACTTATGGAGTCTCTTGAACTTCATTGCGCTGAAGAAGCTGACCTTTCCTATTTGCACCTTCCTTATCATGAACTTTCAAAAAGAGTGAAGACCATTCCAATTGACAGACTCCCGCTTAGAAAAAACTCTCTTTTTCGCCCTGACTGGCCTGAAAGATGGACGATTGGATGGGATCTCTTCAATCAAGAAGAAGTTGCAGTGCCTTTACTTAGTGTGATCCATAATTATAAAATTGTCAGACAAGAACCTTCTGAACTTCACTCTTTTGAGATGACCTCGAATGGGTTAGCTTCGGGAAATCATTTTTTAGAAGCTCTTGCAGCTGGCATTTATGAACTCATTGAGCGAGACGCGATCACATGTCACATGTTTGCTTTTGAAACTGTTAAAGCAGCTCTTCCTCGAGTGTGTCTTGAGACGATCCGTTTTTCTAAGGTGCAACAGGTGATCGAAAAGCTCAAATGGGCAAGATTTCAATTATTGCTCTATGATTGCACAATTGATACTGAAGTTCCCGTTTTTATGGCGACGCTTTACGATGAGACGATGCGTCATACTCGATTATCTCAAGGGTATGGCGCTCATCTGGACCCCGAAGTCGCAATGATCCGAGCCATTACAGAAGCTGTCCAAGGCAGTACCATTGGGATTGCTGGCTCAAGAGACGATATATTTTTCTCACAATTGAAACAAGGAAAGCAATCTGACTCAGAGCAAACGATCACTGCATTAGAAAACCAGCCGGCAACGGTTGATGTCTCTCAATTAGAGTCAGTTGCAACGTCAACCCTTGAAGAAGATGTGACCCTCTTAATGGAAAAAATCCGAAATGTTGGAATTACGCAGCTCCTCGTTTTTGATTTGAGCAAAGAAGATCTTGGCGTTTCTGTCCTTCGCGTGATTGCTCCTGGATTAGAGGGGTATTTTTCACATGTAGCTTCGGTTCAGCGCGCGAAAATCTTTGCCGAGAAGCAAAAACCTCATGCGCGGAAAAGTCTTCTTTCACTTAAACAAAGTCTTCATCTTCCTGCAGGAGGGATCTAA
- a CDS encoding peptidase domain-containing ABC transporter: MRHLFSSDAARSWKVRTPLLLQMEAIECGAAALGIILGYYRKFLPLGELRHRCAVSRDGSSISSLIDAAKFYGLEGTGMRTTLFHLEKHKKPAILLWRGSHFVVLEGIKKNKVYINDPEHGPVVYTKDEFQSSFSAIAIFFELTENFERSSFKIGIWQRFKKELKQYFSAHLFLLFSGLLLLLPTLAVPITLRIFINHMSYSNAVDWKIECLGFLIFAIALGAALNGFHSFFLKKISHKISGNMTSRYLLQLLKFPLTFFGQRDPREIADRIKEIGKFSQRYYEEIVPTFIQLTLSIFYAAIMFSYSPLVASVTIFGAFLSLLVLQTVSRSRLALYDTWERARNQSDEASLEQMHSIDAIKAVGSEQFFFHKWIKHYTYLLNTDQTIGKKERLLIVFPFFIQFFSTALLIGIGTEQVLSGKLTLGTLAAFQIYLILFLAPLNKFLSLSEMINLMKRNVCRVNDLTHTEPDTFFTFEGTKKCPINSLAFQDVSYSYYPHSPPLLKNVSFSLNPHECLGVTGPTRSGKSTLGKLAAALYQPTQGQIFYGGNLLEELNGEFFRKTVAWLGDESIFFLGSLRNNLTFWNADITDETLYQVGDKIGDSLQLNRWVMEEGKNLSKSEKQKLDLARIFLKNPSLLIIDQGLYALSRPQQEKVIEELRRIKCTLLCITYDTFLLDKCDRVLHLSQGEIV, from the coding sequence ATGAGACACCTTTTTTCCTCAGATGCTGCTCGATCATGGAAAGTTCGTACCCCATTACTTTTACAAATGGAAGCTATTGAATGTGGCGCGGCAGCTCTTGGAATTATTCTGGGCTACTACCGCAAATTTCTACCTTTAGGAGAACTTCGACATCGTTGCGCTGTCTCACGAGATGGGAGTAGCATTTCCAGCCTTATCGATGCTGCAAAGTTCTATGGGCTAGAAGGAACAGGAATGCGTACAACCCTTTTTCATTTAGAAAAACATAAAAAGCCTGCCATTTTGCTCTGGAGAGGATCCCATTTTGTTGTTCTTGAGGGGATCAAGAAGAATAAAGTCTACATTAACGACCCAGAACATGGCCCAGTTGTCTATACAAAAGATGAATTTCAATCGAGTTTTAGCGCAATTGCGATCTTTTTCGAACTCACTGAAAATTTTGAGCGATCTTCGTTTAAGATCGGAATATGGCAAAGATTTAAAAAAGAATTGAAGCAATATTTCTCTGCGCACCTCTTTTTACTTTTCAGCGGTCTTCTCCTTTTGTTGCCAACTTTGGCTGTCCCCATTACTTTGCGCATCTTTATCAACCACATGTCTTATTCGAATGCAGTGGATTGGAAAATAGAGTGTTTAGGATTCTTGATATTTGCAATTGCGCTAGGTGCTGCGCTCAATGGATTTCACAGTTTTTTTCTGAAGAAAATTTCACACAAAATATCAGGAAATATGACATCCAGATATCTTCTACAACTCTTGAAATTTCCCCTCACATTTTTTGGACAAAGGGACCCACGAGAAATTGCTGATCGGATCAAGGAAATTGGAAAGTTCAGCCAAAGATATTACGAAGAAATCGTCCCCACGTTTATTCAATTAACTCTCTCTATTTTCTATGCTGCCATCATGTTTTCCTATAGTCCTCTCGTAGCCTCAGTCACTATCTTTGGGGCTTTCCTTAGCCTTCTCGTCTTGCAGACCGTTTCAAGAAGCCGCCTTGCCCTCTATGATACATGGGAAAGAGCTCGAAATCAAAGCGATGAAGCAAGCCTCGAACAGATGCACTCAATTGATGCCATCAAAGCAGTCGGATCGGAGCAATTTTTCTTCCACAAGTGGATTAAACATTACACCTACTTATTAAACACCGATCAAACGATTGGAAAAAAAGAGAGACTGCTCATCGTTTTCCCTTTTTTCATTCAATTTTTCTCAACAGCCTTGCTCATTGGGATAGGAACCGAACAGGTTCTCAGCGGAAAACTCACTCTCGGAACCCTTGCAGCATTCCAAATTTATTTAATTCTTTTCTTAGCCCCTCTAAACAAGTTCCTCTCTCTTTCTGAAATGATCAATCTGATGAAACGAAACGTCTGTAGAGTGAATGACTTGACACACACAGAGCCCGACACGTTTTTCACTTTTGAAGGCACAAAAAAATGTCCTATCAACAGTCTAGCCTTTCAAGATGTGAGTTACAGCTATTATCCCCACTCTCCTCCTCTACTAAAAAACGTCTCTTTTTCATTAAACCCTCATGAATGCTTAGGTGTTACAGGCCCAACACGCTCTGGAAAATCTACTTTGGGAAAACTTGCTGCTGCGCTGTATCAACCCACACAAGGACAAATCTTCTATGGTGGAAATCTCCTCGAGGAACTGAATGGAGAATTTTTCCGTAAAACTGTTGCTTGGCTTGGAGACGAAAGCATCTTCTTTCTTGGATCCTTGCGGAATAACCTAACCTTTTGGAATGCCGACATCACAGATGAAACCCTTTATCAAGTCGGGGATAAAATTGGTGACTCTCTTCAACTTAACCGATGGGTCATGGAAGAAGGAAAAAACCTTTCAAAAAGTGAGAAGCAAAAGCTCGATCTTGCCCGCATCTTTTTGAAAAACCCTTCTCTTCTCATTATCGATCAGGGGCTCTATGCTTTGTCTCGCCCTCAGCAAGAAAAAGTGATCGAAGAGCTTCGCAGGATAAAATGCACCTTATTATGCATTACTTATGATACATTTCTCCTAGACAAATGTGACAGAGTCCTCCATTTAAGTCAGGGGGAAATTGTATGA